The Ochrobactrum sp. BTU1 region TGATAGCGCAAATCAATCATGACCTGCGTTCGCCCGACAAGTCGTTGCTCGATGTCGTCTTTTTGTCCGGCAGCTGCACGAAGGAGGCGGTTCTCCATGACCAGTTGCCGGCGGTCGAGTGCACGCCCAACCGTCTCTGCAAGTTGCTGCATGGCAAAAGGCTTTTCGAGAAAATCATATGCGCCGTCACGCATCGCACGTACTGCCAATTGCACATCGCCATGACCTGTAAACACAATGACGGGTGTTTCCGGATCCAGCTCATGAATGCGTGACATGAGGGTCAGACCATCCATGCCGGGCATACGAATATCGGTGACAACAATGCCTTTAAAGCCAAAGCCGACCAGCTCAAGCGCACGTTCCGCATTTGACAATTGGCGCACGCGATATCCCATGAATTTAAGTCCAAGTGCTATCGCTTCTCGGGTCTCTTCTTCGTCATCAATAAGGAGGATTTCGCCAACACTCATATGTCTTTTCCGGTTTCTTGCTTGGTTGGAGCAGTCGCCTGATGGAGATTTATGCAAAACTCGGCACCACCCTCCGTTAAATTTTGCACGGAGAGTTCCCCATCAAAATCTTTGACGATGTTGTAGGAAATAGAGAGACCCAGACCCAAGCCTTTGCCCACGCCCTTGGTCGAGAAAAATGGATCATAAATGCGGGCCGCTATAGCATCCGGAACACCAGGGCCATTATCCGTGATCGCGATCTGAACCTTTTCAGGCTCTGTCTTGATTTCAATACCAATAAATCGGCTCGCTTGACCTTCAACGGCATCAGCTGCATTTGAGATGATGTTGACGAGCACCTGCTGCAGACGCACGGAGTCCGCTACCACCCAGGTCTCTTCGTCTTGCTGGTTGAAGGAGAGATCAACCTTCGCGACGCTCAGGCGCCATGAAATGATTTCCTTCGTATCACGTATGACATCCTGCACTTTCACAGCGCGTAGCTTTTTGTTGGGTCGTCGGGCAAAGTTGCGCAGATGTTTGCTGATACTCGTCATGCGCTCGACGACCTTTAATATCCGGTCCAGCCCCGCTTTAGCATCGCGCTCGCGCCCCTGATCGAGCATCAGACCAGAGACTTCGGCATAAGCGCGGACTGCGGCCAACGGTTGATTGAACTCATGCGATAGCGCCGCTGACATCTGCCCAAGTGCCGCAAGTTTTCCGGCGTGAACAAGTTCGACCTGCGTCCGCCGCAACTGCCGCTCGGTTGCTCTGCGTTCTTCGACTTCGCTTGCCAGTTTGTTGTTTGCCGTCGCCAGTTCAACGGTACGTGCCGCAACACGAAACTCCAATTGCTCCTTGATTTCACGCTGGGCTGCGAGACGTTCGGCGAGCCGTGTGCGGTTCTGCAGAAAGACAGCAATGGCCATTGCGCCGAGCCCAACCAGCAGCAGGAGGGCAAGCACGGAGGTATAAGCCTGGTTTCGGGCTGAGCGCGTCGCCTGCAGCACGCTGACGGTCCAACCGGCATCGGCCATTTCTTCCGATAGGATCAGATATTCAATGGTGCGCTCTGCGTCATCCATCTCAAGCAAAGTGTCACCACGGTCCGTTTGCGTGCCGCGGACCGGTATTTCGATCAGCGGTGTTTCTGCATAGCGACGGGTGTGAGCCGTGCGTGCAATCTGCTCAGCAGTGAGAGGGCCTATACTTTTAAACAGCCAATCGGGTCGCCCCGACATGAAGATTATGCCTTCGGGATCAGTCACGATGATTTCGAAATCATTGCCATGCCATGACCGCTCAATCACATCCATGTCGACTTTGAAAGCAAGAACACCGCGTGCTTGACCATCGACCATTACCGGGGCGCTGAAATAGTAACCGCGTTTTCCGGATGTTGTGCCGAGTGCGAAGAACCTGCCGCTGTCCCCCGCGATTGCATCGAAGAAATAGGGACGGTAGCTGAAATTCTCTCCGACAAAAGGCCTTTGTTCATTGTAGTTTGAGGCGGCAATTGTCAAGCCTTCGTCGTTCATCAGATAGATGTCTGAGGATTCGAGCAGATTATTGATGGATTGCAGATACTGATTTACTGCCAGCACATTTTGAGTTGAAGGATTGCGTACCAGATTTTGAATGGTGTCGTGTTCAGCAATGAGGGCCGGTAGCTTCTCATAGCGCGCCAATTGGCCGGCAAGCGCCGATGAAGCCAGACCCAAAGTGTTGGCACCACGCTGATGCAACCCATTTAGTGCGATAGACATCATATGTTTGGTGCCGAAAACGGCAATCAGGACCGATAAAAAAAAGGCTAGTATAGCCAAAGTCATCCAGTCAAATCGCCAATGCCATCTCATTCCACCTCCTCCAAGACAGGTATAAAAACTTATACTGTGCTGAAAAATCCTATATGGAAAATTTCATCATCAAAAACATTACGGGCATATAGCCATAATATTCGATGCTCAGTGCCTGAAAAAATCAATATTTGATAATTTCGGGTTTGGAGACTGGATATTCTTTTAAAGCATCAAAAGGCAATTTAAATGCAAGCTTTTATCCATGATACGAGATGAAAAATTTAACTGTAAAAATGGTCTGGTGGTGCATTACGCGCCACCAGACCATTAAGTTGTAAATTGGCTGATTTAGAACGAAACAGATAGTTTTACATTGAAACCGTTCTGTTTCACATCCTTGGCAAACTGACCGGTGTAGGCGACCCCAAGAACTGTCGACGGCAGCAGATTGAAGTCCAGCCCTGCCTCAAGCGTAGCGACGTCTTTTGCGACGGGAGTTCCCCCAACAGTGAAAATGTCGGAACCCGTGAAACGCGCGGAGGATTCTGAATCAACGTCACCATAAGCGTGTCGCCAGCCAATATCGGCTCTTGCTTTCGGTGAAATGTTGCCCAGATCAAACGTCGTCGCCGCGCGCAGACAAAGTGTTGTAAAGACGGTGTTGGTCTTGTCGGAATCTACATCCAACGCAGCAAGTGTATTGCCGGTTTCATTAAAGCCATTGGTCTTGTGATGGACATTCGTCAAATTGGCATAAGGCTCAAAAGTGCTTCTGCCAACTGCGATTTTGTAGCCAAGTTCACCAAAGGCAACCAGGCTGCTGGCATCATAATCTGCATTTAGATGATCGGAGAACCCGTTAAAAGCAACAGATCGCTCAGTTTCCAGCTGATGCCAAGTATAAGCGATGCCGGAACTGAACGCGAGCACGCCATGCGACATCGCCCATTGCGATCCTGCATAGACTCCAAGTGTGTAGTTGTCGCTATTGCCCGATGAAGCACGGTCATTGCTGTGAAAGCTCGTCTGTCCATAGCCCGCCAGCACGCCGACACGCCAGCTATCAGCGATAGTGGTGTCTATACCTGCCACGAAACCGCCTGACGAAGCCCTGAACTCGCCGACATTGCTATTGCCGTCCTGTTTAAGCCAGTGGCCATAGGCTTGCGCCCACCCACCATAAGTCGCGGCTATTCTGTCTTTATCGACAACGCTGTTAAATGCCGTAGGCTGCTTGCTCTCCGGTCCGTAGCCGAGAGGCTCGATTGAAGGCGTTGCGACAGGCTCATTGAAAGCAGAGCGCAAGCGATTGGTTATAGCATTCTGTGTCAGCAGGGTATTTTCGATCAGTGCTGATTTAGCTGATGCATGCACTTCACCGGATAATGCATCAAAGCTGCTCTGGATTGTTGCTTGATCGTCGCCCAAAGTAACAAGAGCGGTGTAAAGTGCGTTCCCATCAGCCTTGAGGGTATCCAATGCACCGGCCAATGACCGCTGATTTGCGGTCATAGCCTTGTTGGCAAATTTCATATCGTTCCGCGATAGCTTCAGATCGACCGTTTTTTTCGCATAGTCATAAATAAGCTCTGGTGTCAGGAATGCGAAGTTCGAGGTTACGCCGTTGAATGCGCCGGTTAGTTCTTTTCCAACGGTCAGGATGCGATAGGTCGAAAAAGGGTTATAGTTGCCGCTTGCACCAACATGGAGTACGGAGCCACCATTGAGCGAAGCTTTGCCAGAAACGTAAACATGATCAGATGCATTGTTTTTTGGATCAACGTTAACCTGATAGGACGAGCCAGCGGCAAAAATCAGATCGCCATTGATTGTCAGTCCCCCGTTCAGATTGCCAGGTGCAAGGATGCCTCCCGAAGCAATTGTCACAGTCGAAAGCGCATCGGTTGTTCCAATCGCGCCTGAGCCGCCCAACGCACCACTACCGCTGACAAGTACGTCGCCGCCAAGCTTGTTGCCGATCAGCAATGTGCCGCCTTCAACATATGTCTTGCCTTGGAAAAGTGAATTGTCGCCCGACAGAAGTGTTTTGCCAGAACTCTGATGCAGTTCATGGGTTCCAACGGTGATGCCGTCTTTCCAAGTATTGCCATCAATGTGTCTGCTGATCAATTTCCCGGAGAACTCGTAAAGCTCATTGTTGTGACTGAAATCGAGCGTTGTTTTGCCGTTTCCAAACCAGATTTCATCGGCGTTGAGCTTGGCATTTGAGCCAGAAATTGTGACGGACGAGTTAGAGCCGGCGAGAATCCCCATTCTGAGGGAATTGGTGTTCAGCGTTCCACCGTCGCGCACGATGATGGCGGACTTCCCGGAAGTTCCTGCCAGAATAGGGCCGGTCGGTACGACAGTGCCGTTGCCGCTTACTTCAAGCAAACCTTCTGAGCCAGCCTGCGTAGCCAGGCGAATTCGTGCACTTTTGAGTTTGGCGCCATTTTCGACCTTAATGTCGGCTTTGCCATAAAAGCCGACGTAGAATTCATTGACGTCGATTGACGAGCCTTTACCCCCAAGAAGCAAGCTGCCTTGACCGTCAGTGTCATAACCGACGAAGAGGTCTTCTCCACTGAGAGCGCCGCCGTCCGCGATGGTCATAGTGCCTTTGCCGCCGGAACCGATATCCATTGAATA contains the following coding sequences:
- a CDS encoding autotransporter domain-containing protein; the encoded protein is MDIGSGGKGTMTIADGGALSGEDLFVGYDTDGQGSLLLGGKGSSIDVNEFYVGFYGKADIKVENGAKLKSARIRLATQAGSEGLLEVSGNGTVVPTGPILAGTSGKSAIIVRDGGTLNTNSLRMGILAGSNSSVTISGSNAKLNADEIWFGNGKTTLDFSHNNELYEFSGKLISRHIDGNTWKDGITVGTHELHQSSGKTLLSGDNSLFQGKTYVEGGTLLIGNKLGGDVLVSGSGALGGSGAIGTTDALSTVTIASGGILAPGNLNGGLTINGDLIFAAGSSYQVNVDPKNNASDHVYVSGKASLNGGSVLHVGASGNYNPFSTYRILTVGKELTGAFNGVTSNFAFLTPELIYDYAKKTVDLKLSRNDMKFANKAMTANQRSLAGALDTLKADGNALYTALVTLGDDQATIQSSFDALSGEVHASAKSALIENTLLTQNAITNRLRSAFNEPVATPSIEPLGYGPESKQPTAFNSVVDKDRIAATYGGWAQAYGHWLKQDGNSNVGEFRASSGGFVAGIDTTIADSWRVGVLAGYGQTSFHSNDRASSGNSDNYTLGVYAGSQWAMSHGVLAFSSGIAYTWHQLETERSVAFNGFSDHLNADYDASSLVAFGELGYKIAVGRSTFEPYANLTNVHHKTNGFNETGNTLAALDVDSDKTNTVFTTLCLRAATTFDLGNISPKARADIGWRHAYGDVDSESSARFTGSDIFTVGGTPVAKDVATLEAGLDFNLLPSTVLGVAYTGQFAKDVKQNGFNVKLSVSF
- a CDS encoding GHKL domain-containing protein, which gives rise to MRWHWRFDWMTLAILAFFLSVLIAVFGTKHMMSIALNGLHQRGANTLGLASSALAGQLARYEKLPALIAEHDTIQNLVRNPSTQNVLAVNQYLQSINNLLESSDIYLMNDEGLTIAASNYNEQRPFVGENFSYRPYFFDAIAGDSGRFFALGTTSGKRGYYFSAPVMVDGQARGVLAFKVDMDVIERSWHGNDFEIIVTDPEGIIFMSGRPDWLFKSIGPLTAEQIARTAHTRRYAETPLIEIPVRGTQTDRGDTLLEMDDAERTIEYLILSEEMADAGWTVSVLQATRSARNQAYTSVLALLLLVGLGAMAIAVFLQNRTRLAERLAAQREIKEQLEFRVAARTVELATANNKLASEVEERRATERQLRRTQVELVHAGKLAALGQMSAALSHEFNQPLAAVRAYAEVSGLMLDQGRERDAKAGLDRILKVVERMTSISKHLRNFARRPNKKLRAVKVQDVIRDTKEIISWRLSVAKVDLSFNQQDEETWVVADSVRLQQVLVNIISNAADAVEGQASRFIGIEIKTEPEKVQIAITDNGPGVPDAIAARIYDPFFSTKGVGKGLGLGLSISYNIVKDFDGELSVQNLTEGGAEFCINLHQATAPTKQETGKDI